The proteins below are encoded in one region of Paenarthrobacter ilicis:
- a CDS encoding GyrI-like domain-containing protein has translation MKTDFKKDISSYAAKQGVFHVVTVPALNFLMLDGHGDPNSAGEYRDALATLYPVAYSLKFFSKSELGQDYTVMPLEAQWWSEDMGAFTSDRDKSRWDWTVMNMVPSWLTQEQVDEAFRRVAAKGSAPALGKLRWESFEEGLCVQTLHTGSYDQEGPVLEEMHHAVIPSRGLTMTGRHHEIYLNDPRRTAPEKLKTILRQPVREGPGSRT, from the coding sequence ATGAAGACGGATTTCAAAAAGGACATCAGCTCGTACGCCGCCAAGCAGGGGGTGTTCCACGTGGTGACCGTGCCTGCACTTAACTTCCTGATGCTTGACGGCCACGGAGATCCCAATTCTGCAGGAGAGTACCGGGACGCGCTGGCTACGCTGTACCCGGTGGCCTACTCCCTGAAGTTCTTCAGCAAGTCCGAGCTGGGCCAGGACTATACGGTGATGCCACTGGAAGCCCAGTGGTGGTCAGAGGATATGGGCGCGTTCACCAGTGACAGGGACAAGTCGCGCTGGGATTGGACCGTCATGAACATGGTGCCGTCATGGCTTACCCAGGAGCAGGTGGACGAGGCATTTCGTCGGGTAGCGGCCAAGGGAAGCGCTCCGGCCTTGGGAAAGCTCCGCTGGGAGAGCTTTGAGGAGGGGCTATGTGTGCAGACGCTGCACACAGGTTCATATGACCAGGAAGGGCCGGTGCTGGAGGAGATGCACCACGCTGTCATCCCTTCAAGGGGACTGACCATGACAGGACGGCATCACGAGATCTATTTGAACGATCCCCGCCGCACGGCACCGGAGAAGCTGAAGACAATCCTCAGGCAACCTGTCAGGGAAGGCCCGGGCAGCCGGACGTAA
- a CDS encoding rhomboid family intramembrane serine protease has product MSYGIPSAEPSADIPVCPRHPDRPSYVRCQRCGRPACPECQRTAAVGFQCVDCVNEQKSTTPAYKSPYGGALAVGRPVVTFIIIGICVLVYALQWLLPGEVVFQNFAFANVFADTEPWRMVTAAFLHSQGFLLHIVLNMYTLWIFGQALEPLLGRVRFLAVYLISAIGGSVGYLLLTPSFPVVGVVGASGAIFGLFGAMLVVQRHRGGETKQLWVLIAINGAIGFMVPTIAWQAHLGGLITGGLAAAVIAYAPRGKNQPLLQAGGLALVVGLLAVATYIRVSLG; this is encoded by the coding sequence ATGAGCTACGGAATCCCTTCGGCAGAGCCGTCCGCTGACATTCCCGTATGCCCCAGGCATCCGGACCGGCCCTCCTATGTGAGGTGCCAGCGTTGTGGACGTCCGGCATGCCCTGAGTGCCAGCGGACGGCCGCCGTCGGGTTCCAATGCGTTGACTGTGTCAACGAACAAAAGAGTACGACGCCGGCCTACAAGTCGCCGTATGGCGGCGCCTTGGCGGTGGGCAGGCCTGTGGTGACGTTCATCATCATCGGTATCTGCGTGCTGGTGTACGCCCTTCAATGGCTGTTGCCGGGCGAGGTTGTTTTCCAGAACTTCGCCTTCGCGAATGTCTTCGCCGACACCGAGCCGTGGCGCATGGTTACTGCGGCCTTCCTGCATTCGCAGGGCTTCCTGCTTCACATCGTCCTGAACATGTACACGCTGTGGATCTTCGGCCAAGCCCTTGAGCCTTTGCTCGGGCGGGTCCGTTTCCTGGCGGTGTATCTCATATCAGCAATTGGTGGCTCCGTGGGCTACTTGTTGCTCACTCCGAGCTTCCCGGTGGTGGGAGTGGTTGGCGCATCCGGGGCCATTTTTGGTCTCTTTGGCGCCATGCTGGTGGTTCAACGCCACAGGGGTGGAGAAACCAAGCAGCTATGGGTGCTTATCGCCATCAATGGTGCGATCGGATTCATGGTTCCCACCATTGCCTGGCAGGCCCACTTGGGTGGCTTGATCACCGGCGGCCTGGCAGCGGCGGTCATCGCCTATGCGCCCCGCGGGAAGAACCAGCCCCTCCTGCAGGCCGGCGGGCTGGCATTGGTAGTGGGACTCCTGGCCGTTGCCACCTATATCCGCGTCTCCCTGGGCTGA